A single window of Acidimicrobiales bacterium DNA harbors:
- a CDS encoding VOC family protein, with the protein MQPGFDHVTIVVTDLDEAKRFFELLGFEMTHNVVVSGEAMSKYMGIADWEADHVTLALADAETHQEVQLLRFHNPPVDVDGETGNLARTGFNHVCFRVDDIDAMIERLQSGGIGIKNQLMTFHDRKLVFLRGPGGVTIELAQWLAQPAAPDSSSQ; encoded by the coding sequence TCACGTGACCATCGTGGTGACCGATCTTGACGAGGCGAAGCGGTTCTTCGAGCTGCTCGGCTTCGAGATGACCCACAACGTCGTCGTGAGCGGAGAGGCCATGTCGAAGTACATGGGCATCGCCGACTGGGAGGCCGACCACGTGACCCTCGCTCTCGCCGACGCCGAGACCCACCAGGAGGTGCAGCTCCTTCGATTCCACAACCCCCCGGTGGATGTCGACGGCGAGACCGGCAACCTGGCCCGGACAGGCTTCAACCACGTGTGCTTTCGCGTCGACGACATCGACGCCATGATCGAGCGGCTGCAGTCCGGCGGGATCGGCATCAAGAACCAGCTCATGACGTTCCACGACCGGAAGCTCGTCTTCCTGCGCGGTCCCGGTGGTGTGACGATCGAGCTGGCGCAGTGGCTCGCACAGCCTGCGGCGCCAGACTCCTCAAGCCAGTAG